One genomic region from Bubalus bubalis isolate 160015118507 breed Murrah chromosome 12, NDDB_SH_1, whole genome shotgun sequence encodes:
- the PAIP2B gene encoding polyadenylate-binding protein-interacting protein 2B isoform X2: protein MMNGSSVANTSPSVKSKEDQVLNGHDEKENPFAEYMWMENEEDFNRQVEEELQEQEFLDRCFQEMLDEEDQDWFIPSRDLPQAMGQLQQQLNGLSVSDGHDSEDILSKSNLNPDAKEFIPGVKY, encoded by the exons ATGATGAATGGATCCAGTGTGGCAAATACATCACCCAGTGTAAAATCCAAAGAGGACCAGGTGTTAAATGGGCATGATGAGAAGGAAAACCCATTCGCAGAGTACATGTGGATGGAGAATGAAGAGGATTTCAACAGACAG GTGGAGGAGGAGCTGCAGGAGCAAGAGTTCTTGGACCGCTGCTTTCAGGAGATGTTGGACGAGGAAGACCAAGACTGGTTTATTCCATCCCGAGACCTGCCTCAGGCCATGGGGCAGTTGCAGCAACAGTTAAATGGACTGTCCGTCAGTGATGGTCATGATTCTGAAGATATTTTG AGCAAAAGTAACCTGAATCCGGATGCCAAGGAATTCATACCAGGAGTGAAGTACTGA
- the PAIP2B gene encoding polyadenylate-binding protein-interacting protein 2B isoform X1 yields MVPACPSSCGEGSVMMNGSSVANTSPSVKSKEDQVLNGHDEKENPFAEYMWMENEEDFNRQVEEELQEQEFLDRCFQEMLDEEDQDWFIPSRDLPQAMGQLQQQLNGLSVSDGHDSEDILSKSNLNPDAKEFIPGVKY; encoded by the exons GTTCTGTCATGATGAATGGATCCAGTGTGGCAAATACATCACCCAGTGTAAAATCCAAAGAGGACCAGGTGTTAAATGGGCATGATGAGAAGGAAAACCCATTCGCAGAGTACATGTGGATGGAGAATGAAGAGGATTTCAACAGACAG GTGGAGGAGGAGCTGCAGGAGCAAGAGTTCTTGGACCGCTGCTTTCAGGAGATGTTGGACGAGGAAGACCAAGACTGGTTTATTCCATCCCGAGACCTGCCTCAGGCCATGGGGCAGTTGCAGCAACAGTTAAATGGACTGTCCGTCAGTGATGGTCATGATTCTGAAGATATTTTG AGCAAAAGTAACCTGAATCCGGATGCCAAGGAATTCATACCAGGAGTGAAGTACTGA